The sequence TGAACAGGATTGAGTGCAGTCATAGGTTCTTGAAAAATCATCGAGATTTTCTTCCCTCGAATTTTTTTCATTTCATCAATCGGTATTTTGGTTAAATCAATACCATCAAAGATAATTTCTCCACAATCGATCATTCCTATTGGTCTAGGAAGGAGTCTCATAATAGAAAGGGAAGTTACACTCTTTCCACAACCAGACTCTCCTACAATTCCAATTGTTTTACCTTTTGGAATATCAAAACTCACATCATTTAATACATTGATTAAACCAGACTCTGTTTCAAAAGAGGTACTTAAATTTTTTATACTTAGTAATGTTTCACTCATTTTAACTTATACTTATCAAATATGATTGTTTTTTCCCCAAGATTTTTACCTGATTTCTGAGCATCTAAGATTTCTTTCTTCTTGGCCTCATCAATCCAAAACATCCCACCGAAATTAACTGTAAAAGGAAACATTATATAACCTGAAAGTGCAGTAGTAGGTTCTTTAGGAAAGTCAAACCATCCCCAATGGGCAATTCTTTCAAATGGCTCTAGCCACAATGGAATAATCGCTCCATCGTCATGAATCCATCTTTGAATCTTTCTAGATAAAGCTTCTCTTTCCTTATCACTTGTTCCATTTCTAAAGTTCATAATGTCTTTATCAAGCTCTTTATCAGATGTGTTTGAGACGTTGTTTTTATCTGGTTGATTAGCGTTTTCCGAATGAAACATTCCCCAATATTGTGGATAAAATCCTGCGGCCCATCCGATATAGGCCGCTTCAAATTTATTATTTGAAAAGGCCTTAAAAGAAGCAGCACCATCAAGCTCTTTAATTTTCATTTCTATTCCAGCTTTCTTTGCTTCTTCTTTTAAAACAACTATTCGATTTCTGTGCTTAGGTCTTCCGTGAGTTAAAGTAAAAGAAAGCCTTTTTCCATTTTTCATCCTAATTCCATCAACATCACGTTCTGTCCAGCCCGCCTTCTTAAGGTACTCATCTACTTTGGTCAGATCATAGGCCCTTGCTTTGATACTTGGATCTGAATATCCACGATAACCTACCCACATTGATTGTTGTCTAAGAGTATCTCCTCTTAAAATTGTCTTGTTTACTTTATCGACATTAATTGCATGTGCAATAGCTTTTCTGACGTTGATATCTTTGAATAAGTCATGAGATTTGTTAAGAGTAATACTCCATGAAGGTTGAGGAGCACTATTATAAGACCACCTTTTATAGATATATCCTTTTTTAAATGGTTCACTATTTGTCTTATCATGCCAATATTCAGGTTCATAGAGTCTAAAACGATCAACTTTTCCTTTTAGAAATTGTTGAAAAGCAACGTTTCTGTCTCTTATTAATTTAAAAATAACTTTATCTACATTAAATCGATTTTTAAAATATTTGTGATTTTCTCCCCACCAATTTTTTATTCTCGTTAAAGTAATTGATTTACCTTTTTGAACATCTGAAATTTCGTACGCGGCCACGGTAGGATATATTTTCCAGTTATATTTTTTGATAAAATCTTTTGGAATTTCTCCCTTATAAAAATGCTTTGGCGTCGGGAAAATTCCAAGATTAGCGTGCAGAAGATTTGGTGATTTAGCAGTACTTGCAGTGAGACTAATCGTGTAGTCATCGTATTTTTGGATATCTTTGACTTGCTCTGTATAATAAGTATTGTACCAAGGCGCTACAATGTTTTTAGATCTCATCATTTCGATTGTAAAAAGAAAATCATCCGCAGTTAGAGGTTTTCCATCTGACCACTTGGCCTCTTTGTTAATCCGGTAATACATAGTCTTTTTGTCCTTACTTACGGCCCACTCCGTAGCGAGAACAGGAATAATATTTCCAGTATTTGGATGAATATCAATGAGACCGAATTCCATGGTAAGAGGTCTCGTGTGGTTGGCAAATTGTCCATTTGAATCTGGTCCTACTAATCGTAGAGTAAGTGGAAATGTTTCCAAATCCAATGTGTAAGTTCCACCTTTTTTAGCATCTGGTGATGAATAGACTGGATCATTCCAATTTGTTTCCCATTTTAAATCTTTGGGAAGTTCACTTGCGCCAATGCTAAGAGTAAAAGCTAATAATAAGAGTAAACGCATACTATCTCCCTATTCATATGTTAGATGCTTCTTCGGATCATAGGCCTCTCTGATTCCTTCGCCAATGAATGTAATCATAATCAGAACACTGGTTAATGAAAAAACCACTGGCCCTAAAATCCAAAAAGAATCTAAATTGTCTATTCCTTGTTTCAAAAGCTCTCCCCAACTGGGAGTGGGCACTGGTAAACCAAAACCTAAAAAATCAAGTGAAGTTAAGGCAGCAATTCCACTGGCAACCGAAAAGGGAATAAAGGTTACAATTATCGAAATTGAATTAGGTAAAATATGATGAAAAATAATTCTTGATTCACTAGCACCTAAAGACTTTGCGGCCATTACATAATCTCTTGTTTTTTCTTTATAGGTGGCAGTTCTCATATACCAAGTCATATGAATCCAGCCAAAAAAGACCATAATAAAACATAATGAATAAAAATTAGGTACGATAATTGAAGATAAAATTATCACAACGTAAAGAAAAGGAATATTCGACCATATTTCAATAATTCTTTGAAATAACAAATCAAATAATCCTCCAAAATAGCCCATGATACATCCAACACTTATTCCTATCAGATAATTAAAAAAGAGTAAAAGTAATGAGAACATAATGGCGATTCTAAAACCAAAAACTAGTCTGGCCAAAATATCTCGTCCAACAGAGTCAGTACCCAAAAAATGAAAACTAGAAATATCCGGAGATGTGGGAGGATATACTCCATCAGGGAGATCATTTTCAAACGGATTATAAGGGATAAGTGGCATAATGACATAATTTCCACTATTTTCTTTTGCAAACTTTTCTTTTAACTTTCTGTAATTTGCCTCATAACTATAATTTTCCCCGAAATCTTTACCACTTCTATAAGATGAAACGATAGGAAAATAAATATTTCCTTTGTAATGAACGATGAGTGCTTTGTTATTAATAAAAAGCTCTGCAAAAAGAGAGAGAAAAACAAGTAGTGAAAGAATAAGGAGAGAAAAATAAGACCTTTTAATCGATTTAAATCGTTTTATTTTTTTAAGAGTAAGAGGATTAAATTTTATCAAAAAACACCTCACTCAAATTGCACTCGAGGATCAACTAGAGCAACGCATATATCAGAAATAATATTTCCGATAAGAAATAAAAATGAACTGATCACAACAACTCCTAGAACGACAGGATAATCTCTTTCCACCAAAGACTCAAACATCAACAGACCCATTCCATTGATATTAAAAATTGTTTCTATAAGAAAAGATCCTGTTAAAAGTGCTGTCAAGTTTGTTCCAAATGAAGTTGCTATTGGGATGAGTGAGTTTCTCATTGCATGTTTTAAAATAGCATTTTTAAAAGAGACACCTTTTGACATTGCAGTTCGTACATAGTCAGCTGCCAAATTATCCATTAATGAGTTTTTCATCATAAAAGTAACAACTGCAAAACTACCGGCCATATATGCACTAAGTGGTAGAACTGCATGTTTAATTACATCGACAACTTTTCCCCAAAGGCCCAAATCATCATAATTGTCTGAAATAAATTGACCCATTGGAAACCATTCTAATTTAAAAGCAAAAACATAAAGTAAAGCAACAGCTAGAACGTAGTGAGGAATTGCATAACCAACAAAGACCATAATAGAGGTTACATTATCTATAATTGAATTATGCTTAACTGATTTTAAAACTCCTAAAGGTATACACACTCCATAAGTGAGAATCAAAGTCATAATACTGTAAAAAAGCGAGACAGGAAGTCTTTCTTTAATTGTATCCCAAACAGGATCACCATACTTCGTTGACTCTCCAAGATCTAACATCAACACTTTTCCAAGCCATATAAAATAACTGACTAGAACAGGTTTATCAAAACCGTAATATTTTTTAAGATCTTCTAGCTGTTGCTCACTGAGGGCTTCTGATGTTGAAGCTGCGTTTGAACTAGCTTGAGCTTGTCTAGCTTCTTGCAGCATTCTTTCAACAGGGCCACCAGGTACAAAACGTGTCATAACAAAGACAACAATCGTAACACCTAATAGGGTGGGAAGAATAAGTGTAAATCTACGTAAAAAATAGGCCATCATCTTTCGAACTCCTGCCAAATATTGTGGCAAAAGAATCGGCCATTGAAAAGCATGTGGGCCAACATTTTATTACTAAGTGCTTGAGTTATTTTCTATAGTATAGACGCGAATCAAGGGACCAGCGGTCAAGTTTCATATTTTGATCGTGAATTCTATATCTTTCCATCTTCAAATCAATTTCATCAAGACGTATCTTTAGATCATTGTACTCTTTCATCGAAACGGCCCTATCATTTGCAAGATTTGAAAGCTCTTGCTCCCACTCTTGTTCCAATTTTTGTCTTAAAACATCATACCTACTATTCACCGCACCAACTTTTTGAACATAAGTCTTTATTTCAAGTTCTCGATTTCTAAGTATACTTTCAACGGCCAATCTTTTTTTCATCAGTACTCTATAGAGTTCACGGCCCATTTTTAGATTATTTTCCAAATCTTTACTATAAAATAATGCATAAGTCCCAAGAGTTAAGCTAATATTTATTTTGCAAAAATTAAAGTCAGGTACACGGATAAGAATATAATCATTACTTTTGCCATTCACATAACCTTTACATCTCTTAATATCACTATATTCATTCCAAAACTCAATTTTGTCTTTTTTATTAATATATTTAATATTATCAAAATCTACTTTGAATCTAACTAATGAAGCACGTTCATTTACTTTTGAGATCCGGCCAGAGAAGTAACCATCTAATTTCTCTGCCAAAATAGAATTTGATAAAAAAAGTATGGTAATTAGATAGACTATTCTCATGTTAATATCATGACAGGTCTTAAATATTTTTTCTATGCGGAAGGAATATCAGGTGTCTCATCATCATAAGACTCTTCATCAACAAAGACTTCCTCACCTTCAATAATCTCATCATTATCTTCAAGTAAAGAAGCAAAAACATTTTCTGGTTTTAAAGTCTCAATTTCAGCATTTGCATACAGGGAAACTTGTTCAATGTAATTTCTAAGATCTTTAAAATCATGATGTAGCTTTTTTGAAATCATCACAGGTAAATCTTCTGTTTGAAAAAGATACCATTTAATTTCATCGACTTTTTTATAGAACTGGTCAAAGGCCGTAATCAGCTCATCAGTCATAAGTTTCAAGTCTGCAACACCAACATTGTCATATCGATTTTTAAAAATATCTTTAAAGTGTTCGCGAGTTCTTCTCATTGACATTATATAAAGGTAATCGGCTTCTCTATAAACGATCCTTTCAAAAAGATTGGTTGCATCTTGCTTTAAGATTGTAATCACATTTAGTTTTTCTTGCTTTTCATCCATTGTTTATATCCGCTGGCAATTTGGCCCTTTTACCACCTGGCCATCTCTCTAAACTTCTATCATTTTCAAATATAAATTGGCAGATTTTTTTTCCAATGTATTCTACTGGCATTGGTAAACGAATCGATTTATAAGTACCTTTCTTGTGGATTGCTAAACTATTTGGAGTTTCTGAAAAAGAAGTAATTTCAATTAAGTTTACTTTTCCACTTAAAATCCCCAATTGAAAGAAATTATTTCTTATTTTTTTAAATTTTTCAAGTTCAGCAATGGTTTTGATGATGCAAATGACGTTGTTATTTTGAGCGGATAATACTGTTGAAAGATTGGAAAAATCTATCGGTAATAACATACATCCATAATCAGATAATTCGACAGATAGTCGTATAAAATCATTGTCCAATTGGTCTTTAAGTTTAAGAAAAAAAACGGTGTGTATTTGCTCGACATCACTCATGGATATCATATCGAACGTTAGATCTTAATAATTTAGGAATCAAATTGTGATAGGCAAAAATGCTCTCATAAGATTTTTGAAAAGCAATACAAATATAATACCTAAAAGTAAAGAACCTAAAAAACCACCTATAGGAGGATCTGAATCATCATTATTTACGAATTCAACTGTTCCACACCCAACAAATAATGAATTACTTTTTGAGTTTGAAATGCTAAAAGGTGAAATATATCCAATTTCTTGTTTATGTTTCATATCTTCAAGTGCGGCCAAGGCCCCTTCGATATCATCTAGTTGTAAAGTAGTAATACCATTTGCTCGTGCAGACATAATTGTACCCCCATCAGAATGGTCTAATCCTATAGTATGCCCAAGTTCATGGAGAATTGTTGACAAAAGAAGTCCATCCTCATTGTTTTTTAACCTTGGATTTCCAGCATTAAGAATAATTTCAGTTCTCTCAAAAAAAGTTCCCACAGCATAGCGTACAGTAATGGCCAAAGTACTTACAGGATCATGTCCCGTCTCTACTCCAAAGTCATGAGACCACCTAATATTGTTTTCCCTCAAAATTTGGTCAATGCTAATAATACCATTATCAAACCAAACGTTCTCTCCTATACTACTTTCCCAAATCTCAATAGATTGATTTAGTACGGATCTCAGTTCTTCTCTTTCATCCTGATTGTCTGAATAAAAGTAAAACTCAATTGGAAAGTTTTTCCAATACATCCCTTTTTGAAAATCGTTTGTAAAAGTATAGGCAAACAGGTTAGACATAAATGTCAAAGCTAAAAGAAATTGTAACATCTATGATATCCTAGTTTTCTTTTTCATATGTAGTGACATCACATACAAGGCCGTTTCTTAAACTTAATTTATAAGTTAGACCTCTAATAAAATTCAAAGGGCCATACTTTAACAACTTTAATGTATAAGAGTTACCAGTACTTAAATTGGCCATATTTGTTTTAACCACTTGAAAATCATAATTTGTATAAACATGCTGAGATTCTTGTGATGAAATGTCGCGTTGTCCTGTTAGCTTGGCAATCAATTGGTCAGGACACGGAATTGTTACTTTAAGAGTTGAGAATACTGGATGGTTAAAAAGAATTAAAAGGAAAAAAAATAGACGTTTCACACGAACTCCTTTTCTTGTTCAAACGCAACTTTCCATCCTGGAAAGCTAAAGACATTAAACATATGCGAACAAGATGCCAACTTACAAAACCTTAAACCTATAAAAATACTAACTTGATTAGGGCCTTCTACTACGTCTTGGGGTCAAAACGACATATGCAAGGTGTCAATAAACGACTTTCCCCTTTAAAAGATACAACCATTCGAGTAAAAACATTTATGCATATTTTAAATTTTTTTTGTCTCCTTTTTCTATATCCCTGTATTGCGCTTGCGAACTATGCGAACTATAAAGTAACGGGGGAAGGGAATGACCCTAAAAATTACTTTTACCGTCCAAACAATTTTAAAGGGAATAAACTTCCTTTAATTGTGTTACTTCATGGTTGTAATCAGACAGCTAGTGACTTCATCAAAATCACACAAATTCACAAGTTTGCAAATAGCTCAAACTTTCATTTTATATCACCTCAGCAGTCTTTACTTTATAACCCCAAAAGATGTTGGAATTGGTTTTTTAAGGCCAATCAAGAACCAGAGGGTGGTCTTGAATTAGAAGATATTTACACTCAGATTAGAACTTATGTTCAAAACAATAATGTTGATGAAGATCGAATCTATATTGCAGGGATCTCTGCCGGTGCAATAATGGCAACAAATCTTATATTCACGAGACCCGAACTTTTTGCTGGTGCAATCCTGCATTCAGGTATGCCATATGCTAGTAATACTTTTAGTCGTTTTACATTTTTCCTGGACTATCATCGAAATTATCAAAAGATAGTAAAATCTATGAAAAATGGCCCTAAAAAAAGCCACCATAAGCTAATGGAAGAAAGTATTAAATATTTGCAACCTGAACATCAAATAAAGTTAAAAAGAATCATGATCGTACATGGACAAGATGATCCTTATGTTACAAATCTCCATTCAAAATTATTATTTGATCAGTTTCACTTTTTTTTAGAACATGCTGTTGCCGCAAACAAATTAAAAACGTTCACAAGAAAAAATAAGAAAATTGAGCACCAGAAATTTCCTTATGAGTATCAGAGTTATATTTCAAATGTGCTCGATATTAGACTAGAGCTTTATGATATTGATAATCTTGGCCATGAGTGGAGTGGAGGAAGTCAGGGAATGCCCTATAGTAATCCATTCTCCCATAAGGTAATGGCCCATTTTTTAAAATCAACACATGTACAGCAAGGAAACAGGTTTTGTGAGAATAAGCTTGCATCAGTTAAGGATTTTATTCGATAGTCTTTTGATTAAGTAAAACACTCATTTTCCAATAGAAATCTTGCGACATTATCCATAAATTTCAGATAAATAAGCAAAAATACTCAATATCCGATCAATCTTCTAAGCTATTGATAAATTCTTCCGACAAGAGCACTAGGGAGTATAAATTTATGAGTGAAGAATCGCATGAAAATTCAGATGAAGTGAAGGAAGATGGTTCTGTTTGGACTTCCTATAGTGACATGTTCACAACAATGGCCATTATATTTTTAGTTATGTTTGTTTTTGCTCTAATTAGAGTTGGAGTAAACTCAATTAAAATCGTGAAAGTAAAAAAAGAAAATCAAGATTTTCTTGAAGGTAAAATTTCAAAAGAAGAAAAGCAAAAAAATCAAAAGAAACAAGAGCAACTAAGTGAGGCCATTAATGAGATGAAAGAGTTCGATCAAATCATTGATGACAAAGTAAAGAATCTAAATCAATTTTCTAAAAAAATGCAAACTCATAAAAAAGTAGTTGAAGATCTTTTAAAACAACAAGAAAAAAATAATGTTGCGCTAAGTGAGGCCAACCAAAAAGTCAAAAAAACAACTGATCAAATTAAAGAGATTAATGAGTACGTAAAAAAATTAGAAAAGAATTTGAAATTCAAAGAAGATCAGTTAAAAACTGCAAATAATGAAATCAAAACGAAATCAGAAATCATTATCAAAGAAAGAGAAATCACTTCTAAAACAAAAGACGATTTTAAATCCTATAAAGCAAGAGTTAAAGACCAAAATGAGGACATGAAATCACTAAATTCTGAAATTTCAAAGCTAAAAGAAAGTATAAACTCAAAACAGATTGAAAATGAAAAGCAAATTACATTATTAAAAAAAGAAAGTGAAAAATCACAGAAACGAGGAGAAAAAATTCAAGAACTTAATAGTCAAATCAAAACAGCAGACCAAGAAATCAAAAATCTAAATCAAAAAAATACCAAAACAACTTCTATGCTTGAAAATTTGGAGCAAGAAATTAGAAAAAAAGACAGCGAGATCGGTACACTAAAAACGCAATTGAAAAATAATAAAAATGAGTTATCTAAACTAAGTGAGATAAATACTAAGAATAATCAAGAAATTAAGCAACTTTCAGGAAAGCTCTCTCAAAAAGAAAAGGATTATGAAAATTCGCTTCAAAAAAT is a genomic window of Halobacteriovoraceae bacterium containing:
- a CDS encoding prolyl oligopeptidase family serine peptidase, coding for MQGVNKRLSPLKDTTIRVKTFMHILNFFCLLFLYPCIALANYANYKVTGEGNDPKNYFYRPNNFKGNKLPLIVLLHGCNQTASDFIKITQIHKFANSSNFHFISPQQSLLYNPKRCWNWFFKANQEPEGGLELEDIYTQIRTYVQNNNVDEDRIYIAGISAGAIMATNLIFTRPELFAGAILHSGMPYASNTFSRFTFFLDYHRNYQKIVKSMKNGPKKSHHKLMEESIKYLQPEHQIKLKRIMIVHGQDDPYVTNLHSKLLFDQFHFFLEHAVAANKLKTFTRKNKKIEHQKFPYEYQSYISNVLDIRLELYDIDNLGHEWSGGSQGMPYSNPFSHKVMAHFLKSTHVQQGNRFCENKLASVKDFIR
- a CDS encoding ABC transporter permease subunit, with amino-acid sequence MIKFNPLTLKKIKRFKSIKRSYFSLLILSLLVFLSLFAELFINNKALIVHYKGNIYFPIVSSYRSGKDFGENYSYEANYRKLKEKFAKENSGNYVIMPLIPYNPFENDLPDGVYPPTSPDISSFHFLGTDSVGRDILARLVFGFRIAIMFSLLLLFFNYLIGISVGCIMGYFGGLFDLLFQRIIEIWSNIPFLYVVIILSSIIVPNFYSLCFIMVFFGWIHMTWYMRTATYKEKTRDYVMAAKSLGASESRIIFHHILPNSISIIVTFIPFSVASGIAALTSLDFLGFGLPVPTPSWGELLKQGIDNLDSFWILGPVVFSLTSVLIMITFIGEGIREAYDPKKHLTYE
- a CDS encoding ABC transporter substrate-binding protein; this encodes MRLLLLLAFTLSIGASELPKDLKWETNWNDPVYSSPDAKKGGTYTLDLETFPLTLRLVGPDSNGQFANHTRPLTMEFGLIDIHPNTGNIIPVLATEWAVSKDKKTMYYRINKEAKWSDGKPLTADDFLFTIEMMRSKNIVAPWYNTYYTEQVKDIQKYDDYTISLTASTAKSPNLLHANLGIFPTPKHFYKGEIPKDFIKKYNWKIYPTVAAYEISDVQKGKSITLTRIKNWWGENHKYFKNRFNVDKVIFKLIRDRNVAFQQFLKGKVDRFRLYEPEYWHDKTNSEPFKKGYIYKRWSYNSAPQPSWSITLNKSHDLFKDINVRKAIAHAINVDKVNKTILRGDTLRQQSMWVGYRGYSDPSIKARAYDLTKVDEYLKKAGWTERDVDGIRMKNGKRLSFTLTHGRPKHRNRIVVLKEEAKKAGIEMKIKELDGAASFKAFSNNKFEAAYIGWAAGFYPQYWGMFHSENANQPDKNNVSNTSDKELDKDIMNFRNGTSDKEREALSRKIQRWIHDDGAIIPLWLEPFERIAHWGWFDFPKEPTTALSGYIMFPFTVNFGGMFWIDEAKKKEILDAQKSGKNLGEKTIIFDKYKLK
- a CDS encoding ABC transporter permease, with product MMAYFLRRFTLILPTLLGVTIVVFVMTRFVPGGPVERMLQEARQAQASSNAASTSEALSEQQLEDLKKYYGFDKPVLVSYFIWLGKVLMLDLGESTKYGDPVWDTIKERLPVSLFYSIMTLILTYGVCIPLGVLKSVKHNSIIDNVTSIMVFVGYAIPHYVLAVALLYVFAFKLEWFPMGQFISDNYDDLGLWGKVVDVIKHAVLPLSAYMAGSFAVVTFMMKNSLMDNLAADYVRTAMSKGVSFKNAILKHAMRNSLIPIATSFGTNLTALLTGSFLIETIFNINGMGLLMFESLVERDYPVVLGVVVISSFLFLIGNIISDICVALVDPRVQFE